In Calditrichota bacterium, the sequence AGGTTTCAATTGGATGGGCACAAAAAGTTGGAACTACATCTTTCCAATTTTTAAAGGTGTTAACAGATGCCCGGGCAACTGCAATGGGAGAAGCGTATTCTTCGGTTGCCACCGGATCGGATGCTGTTTTCTGGAATCCCGCACGCCTTACTTATGTAAAAGGCACTGATCTGGCAGCCTCATATATGGACTATTTTCTAGATGTTAAACATTTCTCATTTTCCGCAGCCTCAACTATCGGGGACGTTGGTACATTTGGAATTTTCGGTACTGTTACCGATTTCGGTGAAATACCTGTTGCAACCGTGGATCGACTTGGTTTTATAGGAGATGTATATAACCCCGGTTTAACAGGCGAAACTATTCAACCGAGTGCTTTTGTTTTTGGTGTTTCATATGCTCGTGATATGACAGATAAGTTTTCTTTTGGAATAACCGTCAAATATGGGAAAGAAGATCTGGTAGCAGCGTCTGAAGATATAATAATGTATGATGCCGGAATAAATTATAAAACCGGTTATAAATCCATCGAAATAGCAGCAAGCATCCGACACTTTGGCCCCGAAGTTAAATTTGTTAAAGAAAAATATCCCTTACCTCAGACTTTTAATATAGGGTTTTCGAGTTACCTTATTGGAAGTAATGACCCTTTGTTAACATCAATAGAAGGGCAATCGCTCCTGTTTGCTTTTGATATTGTTCAGCCGAGAGATTATGATCAACAATATAATTTGGGTTTGGAATATGGATTTAATGATATGTTTTTTCTAAGAGGCGGCTATAAACTGAATTATGATGAAGAAAGCTTTGCACTAGGTTTGGGTATTAAATATGATAGTTATCGTATTGATTATTCTTATAACGATTATGGCGAGTTTTTGGATTCTGTACAGCGTTTTACAATTGGTTTCGGCCTTTAATTATTCTGGAGTCATCAATGAATGTGTTCAAAATAAATAAAGTTTTTCTGTTTTGCTTATTTGCCTACTCAACAATACTTATGGCACAGCACCGCGGAGATGATCTTGGTTTCCAGGGTTTACAGCAAGAAAACTATTCCGGTGTAAAAGCAGTTGCATTAGGTGGAGCATACACCTCACAAAGCTCAGATTTAAATTCCCTTTTCTGGAATCCTGCCGGCCTTATGGGGCTACAGGAATTGGAACTTGATATTTCCTATAATACGTCTGATGCCCAATGGCGAGAAAATCAGCGCTATCGTCCCAACCGATATTTTGTAACATTACCATTTTATTTAGAAGGTTGGTATGTACCGGATGCTGCCAATAACGGAATTTGGGATCATGAACTTGCAGCAGACACAAATTATGTAGTAAATCCAACGGGCGGAGGAAATGATCCGTACAGTAAGGCAGAAGCCGATTGGATAAAAAAGCAGAATAATTCTGGTATTGGCCATATTGCTGTTGCCTACCCTATTACACTATTGGATCGTCAGTTTGTTTTTGCAGGATCATACTCACATAACAATTCTGTACAAAACTTTGATCGCAATGATACATATCTTACGCCAATGATAGGATACAGTGGGTACGATGGTTTTGTTGACCGGGTGGATGGAAGTGATACATTAAATGTTGATTGGTATAATTATTCAAGCAGTCGTTTTGGTGAGAGTACTACACTAAGTGCTGCTGTAGCTTATCAAGTTACTGAAGCGCTAAATATAGGTCTTTCTATAAATGTTATGAATGGCCAGACTGATGATATTCTTGTCCTAAACAAAATAGGGACATTTGGCCTTTTTGATAATAATGAGTTTTTCTTTTCATATGATACACTTGATACTCAGATCAAAGGAACATCCGATTTCAGTTCAACTGAGATAAACCTGGGCTTTATTTACAAGCTGGAAAACTTAGATGTGGGTGTCAATGTTCAACTACCATACACACTGGAACGTCAATGGAAATATTCTAAAACGGTTACTGACACAGGTGGAACTATACAAAGTACATTGTCAGGAACCGATGAGCTGGAATTTCCTGCCATTTTTAACTTTGGTGTTAATATAAGGCCTACAGAAAAACTTATGGTATTGTTTGATTATACATATGCACAGTATAAAAAAGCTAAATTCAATTATGCCTCTGCTGATTCTCTTAGACCAAACTGGGCAAACCAAAATATTCTCCGTTTTGGCTTACAATATAAACCAATTAACGACATAGCTCTGATGGCTGGCTATCGTAGTACACCTCAGGTTTTTATACCCGATGGAAGCGCAGAAAAAGATAAAGGTCCAATATCCACAAGTTATAGTTTTGGCATAAGCTATCAGGTTATTGAAGCAGTACGAATAGATGCAGCATATGAGTTGAAGGAGTTGCGCTATTATGATCAGTATTTTAGCAATACAAATTATAACACACAAACATTAAATCAATTGCATTTTGGAATAAATTATAAGTTTAATTAAGGAGTAGAAATATGAAGAAGATTCTTACTTTTTTTTCAATGGTATTTTTGATTGCAAATTTTTCATGGGCAAGTAACATTCCCGTATCTAGTGAATTTGATTTTAAACTTGCTTTAGATTTTGCAACAAATAATAATATTGATACACTTTTGCTTACAACAAGCGGGGGCATTTATACAACAACCGATACAGTATACCTGGCAATAAAAAGCCCGGTAGTTATTATTGCGGCTCCAGACCTGGAAGAACCACCAATTTTTACCCATAGTGCTGCAGACTCGAATGTTCTTGAGATTTTCAGGATTATGGATGATGTTACTTTTGAAGGTGTTGTTTTTGATGGAGGACATGCGCAAAGCCATGGAATGAAGTATGCTTTACGCGTTGGTGACGGCGAAGACTTTTATCCGGCAAAAGTTGGATTAAATATTACAATAAACAATTGCTATTTCAAAGATATTTACCGTGACAAAGATTTAGAGCAAGATGGACATGGATTGTATTTCTTGAAAGGTGTTGACGCTGGCAACATTAAAGTAACAAATTCCACATTTGAAAATATTGGTTATGAAGCTATAAGGATAAGTGAAACCGAAAAATATGCAATTGACCGGTGTCTGGATACTTTGATAGTCAAGAATTGTACTTTTATAAATATTGATAATGAATGTGTACGTTTCTATTCTGATCAGGATCCGGAAACAGAAGATGCTTTTATCATGATTGAAAATTTAACAGTTTATAATTCTGCTGTCAGGATTATT encodes:
- a CDS encoding PorV/PorQ family protein; the encoded protein is MKTLLKNILLCLLLLQVSIGWAQKVGTTSFQFLKVLTDARATAMGEAYSSVATGSDAVFWNPARLTYVKGTDLAASYMDYFLDVKHFSFSAASTIGDVGTFGIFGTVTDFGEIPVATVDRLGFIGDVYNPGLTGETIQPSAFVFGVSYARDMTDKFSFGITVKYGKEDLVAASEDIIMYDAGINYKTGYKSIEIAASIRHFGPEVKFVKEKYPLPQTFNIGFSSYLIGSNDPLLTSIEGQSLLFAFDIVQPRDYDQQYNLGLEYGFNDMFFLRGGYKLNYDEESFALGLGIKYDSYRIDYSYNDYGEFLDSVQRFTIGFGL
- a CDS encoding T9SS type A sorting domain-containing protein → MKKILTFFSMVFLIANFSWASNIPVSSEFDFKLALDFATNNNIDTLLLTTSGGIYTTTDTVYLAIKSPVVIIAAPDLEEPPIFTHSAADSNVLEIFRIMDDVTFEGVVFDGGHAQSHGMKYALRVGDGEDFYPAKVGLNITINNCYFKDIYRDKDLEQDGHGLYFLKGVDAGNIKVTNSTFENIGYEAIRISETEKYAIDRCLDTLIVKNCTFINIDNECVRFYSDQDPETEDAFIMIENLTVYNSAVRIIYLKNASGIPPTNTARTFVRDIIVANARLDGGKGRSDYVIEAQGAGSYVSHIDTFLMVYDPFTKSDESIKASKGGTVDTTTIYNFDPEFVDPGNNDFTLTNGSPAYGMASDGQALGDLRWSLIPVGINDNPDQQIHSFALKQNYPNPFNPSTTIEYSVPGISPVKITIHDISGKVVEEVYNGMVTAGTHQVTWNAPSTISSGVYFYRIAAGKNVETRKMMFIK